One window of the Paenibacillus beijingensis genome contains the following:
- the resB gene encoding cytochrome c biogenesis protein ResB, with protein MFRNTKCECGHQNPTGTVLCESCGKPQGDSEADAGIPLEMRYDGVARRSQKSNPGMIDRIWNFFSSVKIAVWLIIITLIGASLGTIFPQEDSFLNIDPSTYYADNYGPLGALYYALGLSHTYNSWWFIGLLVMIGTSLVVCSLDRVLPLYNALQKQQIRKHPRFILRQKTVYQGPVEGDADAWVEAFAAQLRSKRYRVYTEGDALLAEKYRFSRWGPYINHIGLIVFLLAVLARAIPGWQMDSYVTIPEGDTVRITGTNYYVKNEKFTVQFYSENELPTELKGQARAKLYRTEAVLYSCTSACGGTTREPELKEVARHNIEVNSPLEYKGLKLFQFDYDNTPVLKAVKPVLVDKKSGKAYGPFELPMHNPPLEYRIGPYSLTLKQNFMEFAIGEDGAPITKSRDPKAPAFVFVIQGPGLAAGGEPYIYFPLQKDKAAFSQDQINKAIADRFEIKVEGMDRVSFTEYTTFLNARVDKAMPYIWTGLGISMLGLIMGAYWQHRRIWLRIDGGSVALGAHTNKNWYGLRAETSAALAKVGIDVKPESLDNGGNHT; from the coding sequence GTGTTCCGAAATACAAAGTGTGAATGCGGGCACCAAAATCCGACGGGAACGGTGCTGTGCGAATCGTGCGGCAAGCCGCAAGGCGACAGCGAGGCCGATGCCGGCATCCCGCTCGAAATGCGTTACGACGGCGTCGCCCGCCGTTCACAGAAGAGCAATCCGGGAATGATCGACCGGATCTGGAACTTTTTTTCTTCGGTTAAAATCGCCGTTTGGCTGATTATCATTACGCTGATCGGAGCTTCGCTCGGGACGATTTTTCCGCAGGAGGACTCATTTCTTAATATCGATCCGTCGACTTATTATGCGGACAATTACGGCCCATTAGGCGCCCTCTATTATGCGCTCGGTTTATCCCATACTTACAATTCGTGGTGGTTTATCGGGCTGCTCGTCATGATCGGAACGTCGCTGGTCGTATGCAGCCTCGACCGCGTGCTGCCGCTCTATAACGCGCTTCAAAAGCAGCAGATCCGCAAGCATCCCCGCTTCATCCTGCGGCAAAAAACGGTTTACCAAGGTCCGGTGGAAGGGGATGCGGATGCATGGGTCGAAGCATTCGCGGCCCAGCTGCGCAGCAAAAGATACCGCGTTTATACCGAAGGCGACGCACTGCTGGCGGAGAAATACCGCTTCAGCCGCTGGGGTCCGTACATCAACCATATCGGTCTTATCGTGTTTCTGCTCGCGGTGCTGGCGCGCGCGATTCCGGGGTGGCAGATGGACAGTTACGTCACCATTCCGGAAGGGGATACGGTAAGAATCACCGGTACGAACTATTATGTCAAAAATGAAAAGTTTACGGTGCAATTTTACAGCGAGAATGAGCTGCCGACAGAGCTCAAAGGACAAGCCCGCGCGAAGCTGTACCGGACCGAGGCGGTATTGTACAGCTGCACGTCGGCCTGCGGCGGTACAACCCGCGAGCCCGAGCTGAAGGAAGTGGCTCGGCACAATATCGAGGTGAACAGCCCGCTCGAATATAAAGGGCTCAAGCTGTTCCAGTTCGATTACGACAATACGCCGGTGCTGAAAGCGGTCAAGCCCGTGCTCGTGGACAAAAAAAGCGGGAAAGCCTACGGCCCGTTCGAATTGCCGATGCACAATCCGCCGCTTGAGTACAGGATCGGCCCTTATTCGCTTACGCTTAAACAAAATTTCATGGAGTTTGCCATCGGCGAAGACGGAGCGCCGATTACGAAGTCGCGCGATCCGAAAGCGCCGGCGTTTGTGTTTGTCATTCAAGGTCCGGGCCTTGCCGCAGGCGGCGAGCCTTATATTTATTTCCCGCTGCAGAAGGATAAGGCGGCGTTCAGCCAGGATCAGATCAACAAGGCGATTGCGGACCGGTTTGAAATTAAAGTGGAAGGGATGGACCGCGTTTCGTTTACGGAGTACACCACCTTTTTGAACGCGCGGGTAGACAAGGCAATGCCTTACATATGGACGGGGCTTGGAATATCGATGCTCGGTCTCATTATGGGCGCTTATTGGCAGCATCGGCGCATCTGGCTGCGGATCGACGGAGGCAGCGTTGCGCTCGGCGCCCACACGAACAAAAACTGGTATGGCCTGCGTGCCGAAACTTCCGCCGCTTTAGCCAAGGTCGGCATCGACGTCAAGCCGGAGTCGCTTGATAACGGGGGGAATCATACGTGA